From one Populus alba chromosome 17, ASM523922v2, whole genome shotgun sequence genomic stretch:
- the LOC118052839 gene encoding uncharacterized protein → MTTDNNTLLPFIIQIIVKMINFLLVSILATAKFVGFRDITKTKKCPSFRFVSVQTPTTTNAPMITSPTPWHPSSGTLCCQHLFYHSNVAAGKWKPKKTKVDLSELQVQDKSYALTAQALQSQTRKFKTIVAVVDASGLAGIRKHWNTPVPPEVKDLVGKLVTDCESDGEVPNHDEKRRLLSNKPMVAVGAGATAIFGASSLSKVVHASTFMKVVTFKFPTALKLLLIQTQKIMAISMGKTLGPTKLLAPGLANSGANATSALKAAVSAEKIRTVVHSVIASAEKTSFSTMRTAFYEIMRKRQVQPIGVLPWAAFGCNVATCSALLMYGDGIECAVESLPAAPSIASLGRGIQSLHQASQVVGQTDGTRIQTSIESLMNRLRKVKMQ, encoded by the exons ATGACAACAGACAACAACACTCTGCTTCCCTTCATCATCCAGATTATAGTCAAAATGATCAACTTCCTCCTCGTCTCTATCTTGGCCACTGCCAAATTTGTAGGATTTAGGGACATAACTAAAACCAAGAAGTGTCCATCATTTCGTTTTGTTTCAGTGCAGACACCCACCACCACAAATGCTCCAATGATCACCTCTCCAACACCATGGCATCCTAGCTCGGGCACACTTTGCTGTCAACACCTCTTCTATCACTCCAACGTTGCTGCTGGAAAATG GAAGCCCAAAAAGACTAAGGTTGACCTTTCAGAGCTTCAGGTTCAGGACAAGTCATATGCACTCACTGCACAGGCCCTTCAAAGCCAGACTAGGAAGTTCAAGACTATAGTAGCCGTGGTGGATGCTAGTGGCTTAGCAGGTATTAGGAAACATTGGAACACTCCTGTTCCTCCAGAAGTGAAGGATTTGGTTGGGAAGCTTGTCACTGATTGTGAAAGTGATGGAGAAGTTCCTAATCATGATGAAAAGAGACGGCTACTTTCAAACAAACCTATGGTGGCAGTTGGAGCTGGGGCAACAGCAATTTTTGGAGCTTCGTCTCTTTCCAAAGTTGTTCATGCATCGACATTCATGAAGGTTGTTACATTTAAATTTCCTACTGCCCTTAAGCTTTTGTTGATCCAAACTCAAAAGATAATGGCAATATCTATGGGCAAGACTCTTGGTCCAACAAAACTGCTGGCCCCTGGACTGGCCAATTCTGGAGCCAATGCAACATCTGCGTTGAAAGCAGCTGTTTCTGCTGAGAAAATCCGGACAGTGGTCCACAGTGTTATAGCCTCTGCTGAGAAAACCAGTTTTTCAACTATGAGAACAGCTTTCTATGAAATAATGAGAAAACGCCAGGTGCAACCTATTGGTGTCCTACCTTGGGCAGCATTTGGTTGCAATGTTGCAACTTGCTCAGCATTGCTCATGTATGGAGATGGGATTGAATGTGCTGTTGAATCTCTTCCTGCAGCCCCGTCAATTGCCAGTTTGGGTCGTGGGATTCAAAGCTTGCACCAGGCATCTCAAGTAGTTGGGCAGACTGATGGCACCAGAATACAAACATCTATAGAGTCTTTGATGAACAGGTTGAGGAAAGTAAAGATGCAATAA
- the LOC118052989 gene encoding LEAF RUST 10 DISEASE-RESISTANCEUS RECEPTOR-LIKE PROTEIN KINASE-like 2.1 yields MTLTFQRTTSNYTLICENNSLCITSAFPMFRGMNVLFACYIAFLLQLLVFQTCHSSNITAHHCAPSSCGNIQNISFPFRLDTDPQSCGNNNYTLICENNISTVLNLYSGKYYVQAINYGNFTIRVVDAGVQDNCCSIPRYSLAPDDFSDGDPYTWYTYKEVPPPGVSESFMYYWGPSFLPPLSQPMIFMSCENKVNSPLYVDTALYGLNYGSGNYSNCSLVTHSNYVTLGGMNVSDLMELCTIEKIFLLPKKNYTDKSFEEIHSDLAYGFELSWYNIYCENCTWGTCYIDSADRRRCLYSGVGLSNWQLILYQVAVYLYYTSILIALLHGPKVVCGTPCVINFLIYKWRRRHLSVYDTVEQFLQSQNNLMPVRYSYSDIRKISKGFKDKLGEGGFGTVYKGKLRSGRFAAVKLLGKSKANGQDFINEVATIGRIHHTNVVQLIGFCAEGSKRALVYDFMPNGSLDRHLFSREGSISLSWQKLHQISLGVARGIDYLHLGCDMQILHFDIKPHNILLDENFTPKVSDFGLARLYPTNGSIISLTAARGTIGYMAPELFYKNVGRVSYKADVYSFGMLLLEMAGKRKNVNALAENSSQIYWPYWVHDQVSDGKAIEIGDDATEEERKIVKKMIMVGLWCIQMKPMDRPTMKNVVEMLEGDLENLQLPPKPVFNLDVTPPNIEGESSSLSEK; encoded by the exons ATGACTCTGACATTTCAAAGGACGACCAGTAATTATACTCTGATTTGCGAGAACAATAGTTTGTGTATCACTTCAGCCTTCCCCATGTTTAGAGGAATGAACGTCCTTTTTGCTTGCTACATAGCTTTTCTCTTACAGCTATTAGTCTTCCAAACTTGCCATTCTAGCAACATCACTGCTCATCATTGTGCTCCTTCTTCATGCGGCAATATCCAAAACATAAGCTTCCCTTTCAGACTAGACACTGATCCACAAAGCTGCGGAAACAATAATTATACTCTGATTTGCGAGAACAATATTTCTACAGTATTAAATTTGTATTCAGGTAAATACTACGTGCAGGCAATCAACTACGGTAACTTCACAATCCGAGTGGTAGATGCTGGTGTACAAGATAATTGCTGCTCCATCCCTCGTTATTCTTTGGCACCTGATGACTTCAGTGACGGAGATCCATACACATGGTATACCTACAAGGAGGTGCCGCCGCCGGGAGTGAGTGAAAGTTTCATGTACTACTGGGGCCCCTCGTTCTTACCTCCACTATCACAGCCTATGATTTTCATGAGCTGTGAAAATAAGGTGAATTCTCCTCTTTATGTGGACACGGCTCTCTACGGCCTTAACTACGGATCAGGAAATTATTCCAACTGTTCTCTTGTGACTCATTCGAATTATGTGACTCTTGGGGGCATGAATGTCTCGGATTTGATGGAACTGTGCACcatagagaaaatatttttgcttCCGAAGAAGAACTACACAGACAAGTCCTTTGAAGAAATACACAGTGACCTGGCATATGGGTTTGAGCTTTCATGGTACAACATCTACTGTGAAAATTGCACATGGGGTACTTGCTACATCGACAGTGCAGACCGTCGTCGATGCCTTTACAGCG GTGTTGGTCTAAGCAATTGGCAACTTATACTCTACCAAGTGGCAG TTTACCTCTACTATACATCCATTTTAATTG CACTACTTCATGGGCCAAAAGTTGTTTGTGGGACTCCATGtgtgattaattttttgatcTACAAATGGCGAAGGAGACATTTATCAGTATACGATACAGTTGAACAATTCTTACAGAGTCAGAATAACCTAATGCCAGTAAGGTATTCCTACTCAGATATCAGGAAGATTTCTAAAGGTTTCAAGGACAAATTAGGTGAAGGAGGCTTTGGTACAGTTTACAAAGGAAAACTTCGCAGTGGGCGTTTTGCAGCAGTAAAATTGTTGGGAAAATCGAAAGCTAATGGACAGGATTTCATAAATGAAGTTGCTACCATAGGAAGGATTCACCATACTAACGTGGTGCAGCTAATTGGTTTTTGCGCTGAAGGATCAAAGCGAGCTCTTGTATATGATTTCATGCCTAATGGATCTCTTGATAGACACTTGTTTTCTCGAGAAGGATCAATCTCTTTAAGCTGGCAAAAACTGCATCAGATTTCCCTTGGAGTGGCTCGTGGTATCGACTATCTTCATTTAGGCTGTGACATGCAAATACTTCATTTTGATATCAAGCCTCACAACATTCTTCTCGACGAAAATTTCACTCCAAAAGTCTCTGACTTCGGGCTCGCTAGGTTGTACCCAACGAATGGCAGCATCATATCTCTTACTGCAGCAAGGGGCACCATAGGATACATGGCTCCTGAATTGTTCTACAAAAACGTTGGACGAGTCTCCTATAAAGCTGATGTTTATAGCTTTGGAATGCTGCTATTGGAAATGGCAGGCAAAAGGAAAAATGTAAACGCGTTGGCAGAAAATTCAAGTCAAATCTACTGGCCATATTGGGTTCATGACCAAGTATCTGATGGAAAGGCCATAGAAATCGGAGACGATGCCACGGAGGAAGAACGTAAGATCGTCAAGAAGATGATTATGGTTGGATTGTGGTGTATACAAATGAAACCCATGGATCGGCCTACAATGAAGAATGTTGTGGAGATGCTTGAGGGAGATTTGGAAAATTTGCAATTGCCTCCTAAGCCTGTCTTCAATCTAGATGTGACGCCACCAAACATTGAAGGAGAGTCATCATCGTTGTCAG